A stretch of Catenulispora sp. GP43 DNA encodes these proteins:
- a CDS encoding SDR family oxidoreductase, whose protein sequence is MAGICEGRVAVVTGAGRGLGRAHALEFARQGARVVVNDLGVGPDGRDGSDAPAQEVVAEIVKAGGQAVADHHDIATWDGAAALVRTALEAFGKLDVLVNNAGFLRDRMLVNLSEQDWDDVVRVHLKGHFLTLRHAGAHWRDQYKLGNLNDARVVNTSSGAGLLGSVGQGNYAAAKAGIAALTIQAAAELGRYGVTVNAIAPAARTRMTEGPFSTMMAPPDSGFDAMAPENVSPLVVWLGSDRSRAVSGRVFEVEGGRIGVADGWQHGPTADKGARWEPAELDAVVAGLIEQAPVPGEVYGA, encoded by the coding sequence ATGGCAGGGATCTGCGAAGGCCGCGTCGCCGTCGTCACCGGGGCCGGCCGCGGCCTGGGCCGCGCGCACGCCCTGGAGTTCGCCCGGCAGGGGGCCCGGGTCGTGGTCAACGACCTCGGCGTGGGCCCCGACGGCCGGGACGGCAGCGACGCCCCGGCGCAGGAGGTCGTCGCCGAGATCGTGAAGGCCGGCGGCCAGGCCGTCGCCGACCATCACGACATCGCCACCTGGGACGGCGCCGCGGCGCTGGTGCGGACCGCGCTGGAGGCCTTCGGCAAGCTCGACGTCCTGGTCAACAACGCCGGCTTCCTGCGTGACCGGATGCTGGTCAACCTCTCCGAACAGGACTGGGACGACGTGGTCCGGGTCCATCTCAAGGGCCACTTCCTCACCCTGCGCCACGCCGGCGCGCACTGGCGCGACCAGTACAAGCTCGGCAACCTCAACGACGCCCGCGTCGTCAACACCAGCTCCGGCGCCGGCCTGCTCGGTTCGGTCGGCCAGGGCAACTACGCCGCGGCCAAGGCCGGCATCGCCGCCCTGACCATCCAGGCCGCCGCCGAACTCGGCCGTTACGGGGTCACGGTCAACGCCATCGCCCCGGCCGCCCGCACCCGCATGACCGAGGGTCCGTTCAGCACGATGATGGCCCCGCCGGACTCCGGCTTCGACGCGATGGCCCCGGAGAACGTCTCCCCGCTGGTCGTCTGGCTCGGCTCGGACCGTTCGCGGGCGGTCAGCGGCCGGGTCTTCGAGGTCGAGGGCGGCCGGATCGGCGTCGCGGACGGCTGGCAGCACGGGCCGACCGCCGACAAGGGCGCGCGCTGGGAGCCCGCGGAGCTGGACGCGGTGGTCGCGGGGCTGATCGAGCAGGCGCCGGTGCCCGGGGAGGTCTACGGGGCCTAG